In a genomic window of Methylovirgula sp. 4M-Z18:
- a CDS encoding aliphatic sulfonate ABC transporter substrate-binding protein, with product MNRRTWLKFTLGAGVSALGHPLLARAAGPTELRIGYQKSGVLLVAKQQGLLDKHFASRGISVKWVEFSYGPPLLEALNAGGIDYGATGDAPPIFAQAARANLLYVAVLPSGGSGQAILVPRDSAIQTLADLKGKKVGFAKASSAHNLVLSALESANISYSEITPVYLAPADAAAAFARGAIDAWAIWDPYYAIAEKARPIRALPVPKSALVQNSFFLANRDFTQKNPDIVAGVNEELAKASSWIVDHRDETAKLFAEATGVDLAAQITTVQRSEFAFSPITETVATQQQAVADRFAKLNLIPSPINVRDIIWTWKPGA from the coding sequence GTGAACCGTCGCACATGGCTCAAATTCACGCTTGGGGCGGGCGTGTCCGCCCTCGGCCACCCGCTCCTCGCCCGGGCTGCCGGCCCGACCGAACTGCGTATCGGCTACCAGAAGAGTGGCGTGCTGCTTGTCGCCAAACAGCAGGGCCTTTTGGACAAGCACTTCGCCTCGCGCGGCATTTCGGTCAAATGGGTCGAGTTTTCCTACGGACCGCCGCTGCTCGAGGCCCTGAACGCCGGCGGCATCGACTACGGCGCGACCGGCGATGCGCCGCCGATTTTCGCGCAAGCGGCGCGCGCCAATCTGCTCTATGTGGCGGTTCTGCCGAGCGGCGGCTCCGGCCAGGCGATCCTCGTGCCGCGCGATTCCGCCATTCAGACCCTCGCCGATCTGAAGGGCAAGAAAGTCGGCTTCGCCAAGGCCTCGAGCGCCCATAATCTCGTGCTCTCGGCGCTGGAGAGCGCCAATATTTCCTATTCCGAGATCACGCCCGTCTATCTCGCGCCGGCCGATGCGGCGGCGGCTTTTGCGCGCGGCGCCATCGATGCTTGGGCAATCTGGGACCCCTATTATGCTATCGCGGAAAAAGCCCGCCCGATCCGGGCGCTGCCGGTGCCCAAAAGCGCACTCGTTCAAAACAGCTTCTTCCTCGCCAATCGCGATTTCACGCAAAAGAATCCCGACATCGTCGCAGGTGTGAACGAGGAGCTTGCGAAAGCCTCGTCATGGATCGTCGATCACCGGGACGAAACGGCAAAACTCTTCGCGGAGGCGACAGGCGTCGATCTTGCTGCACAGATAACCACGGTGCAGCGCTCCGAGTTCGCCTTCAGCCCAATCACCGAAACCGTTGCGACACAGCAGCAAGCTGTCGCCGACAGGTTCGCGAAACTGAACCTCATTCCAAGCCCCATCAACGTGCGCGACATCATCTGGACGTGGAAGCCAGGAGCTTAA
- a CDS encoding xanthine dehydrogenase family protein molybdopterin-binding subunit, which translates to MKPMKFGIGQAVKRVEDARFVTGQGLYTADVAPEGALHAVFLRSPHAHAAFTFTDLDGAADAPGVKLVLTAEDIAHLGDLPCLAPLKNSDGTTMNLPEYPLLARGVVRHVGDAVAMVVAETEWQAREALEAIGVDWQPLDAVVDLGAAINGGAAHVWASNPDNVAYVSEMGDEAKADAVFASAAHHVKLTVVNNRLVCNYMEPRSAIGEYDVASSRYALTSGSQGVHSLRDNIAKRVLKVEPSQVRVVTNDVGGGFGTKSFLYREYPLVLEAAKRLGQPVKWVGDRSEHFTSDAQGRDNLTTIEMALDARGKFLALRVDILGGLGAYLSQFGPYVPWLGLSMATGPYHIPVFYGRVRGVYTHTTPVDAYRGAGRPEAAYVLERLVDTCARQTGIAREELRARNFVQPQQMPYHTVTDRTYDVGEFEGAMRASLAKADYAGFDVRAKESAAKGLLRGIGFASYIECTAWGSGEEGSVQLEKDGTFTVLVGTQSNGQGHATAYAQVVSQYLDVPLTQVRVIQGDTDRVVSGNGTGGSRSIPVGAAMLNRASEKLSVQLKELAADKLEAAIGDLEIADGHIRIAGTDRALSYAEIATLPKAENKLKAIDSFVPPDATYPNGTHVCEVEIDPDTGVTKVLRYSVVDDFGFTLNPLLLAGQVHGGIGQGIGQALLERTVFTEEGQLLTASFMDYCVPRADDIPEFHFETRNIPSTTNPMGLKGAGEAGSIGSCPAVMNAVVDALHRGYGITHIDMPATPAAVFAAIRVASLRTAT; encoded by the coding sequence ATGAAGCCCATGAAATTCGGCATCGGTCAGGCTGTCAAACGTGTCGAGGATGCGCGCTTCGTGACCGGGCAGGGGCTCTATACGGCGGACGTCGCGCCCGAGGGCGCGTTGCATGCCGTGTTTCTGCGCAGCCCGCACGCGCATGCCGCCTTCACCTTCACCGATCTCGATGGCGCCGCCGACGCGCCAGGCGTCAAATTGGTGCTGACGGCTGAGGATATTGCGCATCTGGGCGATCTGCCGTGCTTGGCACCCTTGAAGAATTCCGATGGCACGACGATGAACCTGCCGGAATATCCGCTGTTGGCGCGTGGCGTCGTGCGCCATGTCGGTGATGCGGTCGCGATGGTCGTCGCCGAAACCGAATGGCAGGCGCGCGAGGCGTTGGAAGCGATCGGGGTCGATTGGCAGCCGCTCGATGCGGTCGTTGACCTTGGCGCTGCGATCAACGGCGGCGCGGCCCACGTGTGGGCATCGAACCCCGACAATGTCGCCTATGTCAGCGAGATGGGCGACGAAGCGAAGGCCGACGCGGTTTTCGCATCCGCGGCCCATCACGTGAAACTGACCGTGGTCAATAACCGGCTCGTGTGCAACTACATGGAGCCGCGCAGCGCGATCGGCGAATATGATGTGGCGTCCTCCCGCTACGCGCTGACGTCAGGCAGCCAGGGCGTGCATTCCCTGCGTGACAATATCGCCAAGCGCGTGCTCAAGGTCGAGCCGAGCCAAGTGCGCGTCGTCACGAACGATGTCGGCGGCGGTTTCGGCACCAAGAGCTTTCTCTATCGCGAATATCCGCTGGTGCTGGAGGCAGCCAAACGCCTCGGTCAGCCGGTGAAATGGGTCGGCGACCGCTCGGAACATTTCACCAGCGACGCGCAGGGACGCGACAATCTCACCACCATCGAAATGGCGCTCGACGCGCGAGGCAAATTCCTCGCACTGCGCGTCGACATTCTCGGCGGCCTGGGTGCCTATCTGTCGCAATTCGGCCCGTATGTGCCCTGGCTTGGCTTGTCGATGGCGACGGGGCCCTATCACATTCCCGTCTTCTACGGCCGCGTGCGCGGGGTCTATACGCATACGACGCCGGTCGATGCCTATCGCGGCGCCGGCCGCCCCGAGGCAGCCTATGTGCTTGAGCGCCTCGTCGACACCTGCGCGCGCCAGACCGGCATCGCGCGCGAAGAGCTGCGTGCGCGCAATTTCGTGCAACCGCAGCAGATGCCTTACCACACCGTCACCGACCGGACCTACGATGTCGGCGAGTTCGAGGGCGCCATGCGCGCCTCGCTGGCCAAAGCCGATTACGCGGGCTTCGATGTGCGTGCGAAAGAGTCGGCGGCAAAAGGGCTTCTGCGCGGCATCGGCTTTGCGAGCTACATCGAATGCACCGCCTGGGGCTCGGGCGAGGAAGGCTCGGTGCAGCTCGAAAAGGACGGCACCTTCACCGTGCTCGTCGGCACCCAGTCGAACGGGCAGGGCCACGCGACGGCTTACGCACAAGTCGTGTCGCAATATCTCGACGTGCCGCTGACCCAGGTACGGGTCATTCAGGGCGACACCGACCGGGTCGTATCGGGCAATGGCACGGGCGGCTCGCGTTCCATTCCCGTCGGCGCGGCGATGCTCAACCGGGCGTCGGAGAAGCTGTCCGTGCAATTGAAGGAACTCGCGGCCGACAAGCTCGAAGCGGCGATAGGCGATTTGGAAATCGCGGACGGTCATATCCGAATCGCCGGCACCGATCGCGCGCTGTCCTATGCGGAAATCGCCACATTGCCAAAGGCGGAAAACAAACTGAAGGCGATCGACTCCTTCGTGCCGCCCGACGCGACCTATCCCAACGGCACCCACGTGTGCGAGGTGGAGATCGACCCGGACACTGGCGTCACGAAGGTCCTGCGCTACAGCGTCGTCGATGATTTCGGCTTCACGCTGAATCCGCTGCTGCTCGCCGGCCAGGTGCATGGCGGCATCGGCCAGGGCATCGGGCAGGCATTGCTAGAGCGCACGGTGTTCACCGAAGAGGGGCAATTGCTGACGGCGAGCTTCATGGATTATTGCGTGCCGCGCGCCGACGATATTCCCGAGTTCCATTTCGAAACCCGCAACATTCCCTCGACCACCAATCCGATGGGCCTGAAGGGCGCAGGCGAAGCCGGCTCGATCGGCTCGTGCCCGGCAGTCATGAATGCGGTCGTCGATGCGCTGCACCGCGGCTACGGCATCACCCACATCGACATGCCGGCAACGCCGGCGGCGGTGTTCGCGGCGATTAGGGTAGCATCACTTCGGACCGCGACCTAG
- the ssuC gene encoding aliphatic sulfonate ABC transporter permease SsuC produces the protein MAKVIAETSRALPSSHKWGKGGVRSATDEGRTRDSSLSLSFKAYFARLLPPLIRPFGTPSPRSTGRRDHRAAWLRLVIPVGLIIVWQAATSLGLLSPDILSSPANVLAAAWRLTVSGELPHHLAISALRAFAGLLVGGSIGFLLGLANGLSRLSEQLTDSTLQMVRNIPHLALIPLVILWFGIDETAKLFLVSLGVFFPIYINTLHGIRNVDPHLIEMGKSYGMNGRLLFTRILLPGALPSILVGLRYALGIMWLTLIVAETIAAQSGLGYLANQGREFMQVDVVVLTIVIYALLGKLADSTARGLEHVFLKWHPAFQTGGRR, from the coding sequence ATGGCGAAAGTTATTGCGGAAACGAGCCGCGCTCTGCCTTCTTCCCATAAATGGGGAAAAGGTGGCGTGCGCAGCGCGACGGATGAGGGGCGCACGCGCGATTCATCTTTGTCCCTGAGCTTCAAAGCTTATTTCGCTAGATTGCTGCCGCCCCTCATCCGTCCCTTCGGGACACCTTCTCCCCGTTCCACGGGGAGAAGGGATCATCGCGCGGCCTGGCTGCGGCTTGTCATTCCGGTTGGTCTTATCATCGTGTGGCAGGCGGCAACCAGCCTTGGTCTGCTGTCGCCCGATATTCTGTCCTCGCCGGCGAACGTGCTCGCGGCGGCCTGGCGGCTGACCGTCTCCGGCGAGCTGCCGCATCATCTCGCCATCAGTGCCTTGCGCGCCTTTGCCGGTTTGCTCGTCGGCGGTTCCATCGGCTTTCTGCTCGGCCTGGCCAATGGCCTATCAAGACTCTCGGAACAACTCACCGACTCCACCCTGCAGATGGTGCGCAACATCCCGCATCTCGCGCTGATCCCACTCGTCATTCTTTGGTTCGGTATCGACGAGACAGCGAAGCTCTTTCTCGTTTCGCTCGGCGTGTTCTTCCCGATCTACATCAACACCCTGCACGGCATTCGCAATGTCGATCCGCACCTCATAGAAATGGGCAAGAGCTACGGCATGAACGGCCGCCTGCTGTTCACGCGCATTCTTCTGCCCGGCGCCCTGCCCTCCATTCTCGTGGGCCTGCGCTATGCGCTCGGCATCATGTGGTTGACCCTCATTGTCGCCGAAACGATCGCCGCGCAATCGGGCCTCGGTTATCTCGCCAACCAGGGGCGCGAGTTCATGCAGGTCGATGTCGTGGTGCTCACGATCGTCATCTATGCGCTGCTCGGTAAGCTCGCCGATTCCACCGCCCGCGGTCTGGAACATGTCTTCCTCAAATGGCATCCGGCCTTTCAGACAGGAGGCCGCCGATGA
- the ssuD gene encoding FMNH2-dependent alkanesulfonate monooxygenase — MTKIAHPLSLFWFIPVSGDGSYLGTDKGHRPADFRYLKEIAQAVDRLGFDGVLIPTGKGCDDPFITASALAAHTERLRFLVALRPGVASPTFAARQSAAIDRLSRGRFLVNIVTGGNASELAGDGVFLGHDERYAHTSEFLTIYRKLLSGEKVSFEGRHLKVRDAVLDFPPVQSPPPIWFGGSSEPALDVAAEHVDTYLTWGEPLDQVAEKLEAVRQRAKKRGRSVRFGLRIHLIVRETEAEAWAAAEHLIGNISDEAIAAAQSKFANESDSIGQKRMATLHGGGQRDKLVIAPNLWAGVGLVRGGAGTALVGDPQTVATRLREYQALGIETIIASGYPHLEEAYKVAELLFPALGIDTAHAATAHRTQAGEFGVDRPARPLHVAAE, encoded by the coding sequence ATGACCAAGATCGCCCATCCGCTCAGCCTCTTCTGGTTCATCCCCGTCAGCGGGGACGGATCGTATCTCGGCACCGATAAAGGCCATCGCCCGGCCGATTTCCGCTACTTGAAGGAAATCGCGCAAGCGGTCGACCGGCTTGGCTTCGACGGCGTGCTGATTCCGACCGGCAAGGGCTGTGACGATCCGTTCATCACCGCTTCGGCGCTTGCGGCGCATACGGAACGCTTGCGCTTTCTCGTCGCCCTGCGGCCAGGCGTTGCCTCGCCCACGTTCGCCGCGCGGCAATCGGCGGCCATCGACCGCTTGAGCCGCGGAAGGTTCCTCGTCAACATCGTCACGGGCGGCAATGCAAGCGAACTTGCCGGCGACGGCGTCTTCCTCGGGCATGATGAGCGCTATGCCCATACGTCGGAATTTCTCACCATCTACCGCAAGCTGTTGAGCGGCGAGAAAGTATCGTTCGAAGGACGTCATCTCAAAGTGCGGGATGCGGTGCTCGACTTTCCGCCCGTCCAATCGCCGCCGCCGATCTGGTTCGGCGGCTCGTCCGAGCCCGCGCTCGATGTCGCGGCCGAACATGTCGACACCTATCTCACCTGGGGCGAACCGCTCGACCAGGTTGCAGAAAAGCTAGAGGCCGTGCGCCAACGCGCAAAAAAACGTGGCCGTTCCGTCCGCTTCGGCCTGCGCATCCATCTCATCGTGCGCGAGACGGAAGCCGAGGCTTGGGCTGCGGCGGAGCACCTTATCGGTAACATATCCGATGAAGCGATCGCCGCAGCGCAAAGCAAATTCGCGAACGAATCCGATTCCATCGGCCAGAAGCGCATGGCCACGCTGCACGGCGGCGGTCAACGGGATAAGCTCGTGATCGCGCCCAATCTTTGGGCCGGAGTCGGCCTTGTGCGCGGCGGCGCCGGCACGGCGCTGGTCGGCGATCCACAGACCGTGGCAACGCGTTTGCGCGAATATCAAGCGCTTGGCATCGAGACGATCATCGCCTCTGGCTATCCGCATCTCGAAGAGGCTTACAAAGTGGCAGAATTGCTGTTCCCCGCACTCGGGATCGACACTGCACATGCGGCCACCGCCCATCGCACGCAAGCCGGCGAATTCGGCGTCGACCGGCCCGCGCGGCCGCTGCATGTGGCTGCGGAGTGA
- a CDS encoding ATP-binding cassette domain-containing protein yields MSDIAARAIVNFEAQFRERPNAGLELTLRKLGKSFADKPVLQNLDLHIPAGQFVAVIGQSGCGKSTLLRLLAGLEAPSGGHIHYGGAREARDETRMMFQEPRLLPWASVLGNVEVGRSDSPNKALTRERALQALQAVGLADRAADWPAVLSGGQKQRVAFARALVSRPRLLAFDEPFGALDALTRIEMQRLLEDLWLQQRFTAVLVTHDVSEALNLADRIILIEAGKIALDLAVTLQRPRRRGNVDLAVLEERILRRLVKEHVRRPEYSI; encoded by the coding sequence ATGAGCGACATTGCCGCCCGCGCCATCGTCAATTTCGAGGCGCAGTTTCGGGAGCGGCCCAACGCCGGCCTCGAGCTGACCTTGCGCAAACTCGGCAAGAGCTTTGCCGATAAACCCGTGCTGCAGAACCTCGATCTGCATATTCCGGCCGGACAATTCGTCGCCGTCATCGGCCAGAGCGGCTGCGGCAAGAGCACGCTGCTACGCCTGCTCGCAGGTCTCGAAGCACCGTCCGGGGGGCATATCCATTATGGCGGCGCACGTGAGGCGCGGGACGAAACGCGCATGATGTTTCAAGAGCCCCGCCTCCTGCCCTGGGCGAGCGTGCTCGGCAATGTCGAAGTGGGACGCAGCGACAGCCCGAACAAAGCGCTGACGCGCGAGCGCGCCCTGCAGGCGTTGCAGGCGGTCGGCTTGGCCGACCGCGCCGCCGATTGGCCCGCGGTGCTGTCGGGCGGCCAGAAGCAGCGCGTCGCATTTGCGCGTGCGCTCGTCAGCCGGCCCCGCCTGCTCGCCTTCGACGAGCCCTTCGGCGCGCTCGATGCGCTCACCCGCATCGAGATGCAGCGTTTGCTCGAAGACCTTTGGCTGCAGCAGCGTTTCACTGCGGTGCTCGTCACCCATGACGTGAGCGAAGCGCTGAATCTCGCGGACCGCATCATCCTGATCGAAGCCGGCAAGATCGCACTCGACCTCGCCGTAACGCTGCAGCGCCCACGCCGTCGCGGCAATGTCGATCTTGCGGTTCTGGAAGAGCGAATCTTGCGCCGCCTCGTTAAGGAACACGTGCGCAGACCGGAATATTCAATCTAA
- a CDS encoding glycosyltransferase family 4 protein produces the protein MHIFIVTDAWHPQVNGVVRSLEATAEKCRAKGARVDFLTPDRFATIPLPTYPDIRLAIALPAMIGRHLAEHPEAHIHIATEGPLGLGARAYCRDAGRPFTTSYHTRFPEYLAARLPVPLDWSYAWLRRFHNSGIGTMVATSSIEQDLSARGFQHLMRWSRGVDADLFHPGYANVLDLPRPIFLTVGRVAVEKNIESFLALDLPGSKAVVGDGPARETLMAAYPDAHFLGLKTGKELAQIYASADALVFPSRTDTFGIVLLEALASGLPIAAHPVPGPLDVIGDDGPGCLSEDLREACLAALNIPREAARNHALKYSWDASAQQFMDNIMHAREGRPTEMYAG, from the coding sequence ATGCATATTTTCATCGTCACCGACGCGTGGCATCCGCAAGTGAATGGGGTGGTCCGCTCTTTGGAAGCGACCGCCGAGAAGTGCCGCGCGAAAGGGGCGCGAGTCGATTTTCTAACCCCCGACCGGTTCGCCACCATACCCTTGCCGACCTATCCCGATATCCGCCTCGCGATCGCCTTGCCTGCCATGATCGGCCGCCATCTTGCCGAACACCCGGAGGCGCATATTCACATCGCCACCGAAGGCCCACTCGGCCTTGGCGCGCGCGCCTATTGCCGCGACGCCGGCCGGCCGTTCACGACGAGCTATCACACTCGGTTTCCCGAATATCTCGCCGCGCGTCTGCCGGTGCCGCTCGACTGGTCCTACGCCTGGCTGCGGCGTTTCCACAATTCCGGCATCGGCACGATGGTGGCCACCAGCAGCATTGAGCAGGATTTGAGCGCGCGCGGCTTTCAGCACCTGATGCGCTGGTCGCGCGGTGTCGATGCCGACCTGTTTCATCCGGGTTACGCCAATGTGCTCGACCTACCCCGGCCGATCTTCCTGACCGTCGGCCGCGTCGCGGTGGAGAAGAACATCGAAAGCTTTCTGGCGCTCGACCTGCCAGGCAGCAAAGCCGTGGTGGGCGACGGGCCGGCGCGCGAAACACTGATGGCTGCCTATCCGGACGCGCATTTCCTCGGGCTGAAGACCGGCAAGGAGCTCGCACAAATCTATGCCAGCGCTGATGCGCTGGTGTTCCCGAGCCGCACCGACACGTTCGGCATCGTGCTCCTCGAGGCGCTCGCAAGCGGCCTGCCGATCGCCGCCCATCCCGTGCCCGGCCCGCTTGACGTGATCGGCGACGATGGCCCCGGCTGCCTGAGCGAGGATCTGCGCGAGGCCTGCCTCGCGGCGCTGAACATCCCGCGCGAGGCCGCCCGCAACCATGCCCTGAAATATTCCTGGGACGCGAGCGCGCAGCAATTCATGGACAATATCATGCACGCGCGCGAAGGGCGGCCGACGGAGATGTACGCGGGATAA
- a CDS encoding S1C family serine protease, with amino-acid sequence MLDDFHVAWVDATPILDDFSSPSGSTQPAAPSDEALLDAYSQTVTSVVDRVGPAVVRLDIKRPGTGQRAGSGSGVIISPDGFVLTNNHVIQAGRQADVTTLDGRVLSARVLGDDPDTDLALLRIDENTSLDYAALGDSHKLRRGQIAIAIGNPLGFDATVTTGVVSALGRSLRSQNGRLIDDVIQTDAALNPGNSGGPLVSARGEVIGINTAIIQGAQGICFAVASNTANFVMGEIVRHGRVRRGYIGIGAANIVIPRRIALRKDLQETGATITTVERGSPADEAGLLTGDIILSLDDVPVTGADVLVRLLNADRINRTIPVDVLRRSEKLRFWIGLKERKR; translated from the coding sequence ATGCTTGATGATTTTCACGTCGCCTGGGTGGATGCCACGCCCATACTTGACGACTTTTCTTCTCCCTCAGGATCCACGCAGCCGGCCGCCCCGTCGGACGAAGCCCTGCTCGACGCCTATTCGCAGACCGTCACGAGCGTCGTCGACCGGGTCGGCCCGGCCGTCGTGCGGCTTGATATCAAACGTCCCGGCACCGGCCAGCGCGCAGGCTCCGGTTCCGGCGTGATCATATCGCCGGACGGCTTTGTGCTGACCAACAACCACGTGATCCAAGCCGGCCGGCAGGCCGACGTCACGACGCTCGATGGCCGCGTGCTCTCGGCCCGCGTGCTCGGCGACGACCCGGACACCGATCTCGCGCTGCTGCGGATCGACGAGAACACCTCTCTCGACTATGCCGCGCTCGGCGACTCGCACAAGCTGCGGCGCGGCCAGATCGCCATCGCCATCGGCAACCCGCTCGGCTTCGACGCCACCGTGACGACCGGCGTCGTCTCGGCGCTCGGGCGCTCGCTGCGCTCGCAGAACGGCCGCCTGATTGACGATGTGATCCAGACCGATGCCGCGCTCAACCCCGGCAATTCCGGTGGGCCGCTCGTCTCCGCGCGGGGCGAGGTAATCGGCATCAACACCGCGATCATTCAGGGCGCGCAGGGCATTTGCTTCGCGGTCGCCTCCAACACCGCCAATTTCGTCATGGGCGAAATTGTGCGGCACGGACGGGTGCGGCGCGGCTATATCGGGATCGGCGCCGCCAATATCGTCATCCCACGCCGCATCGCGCTGCGCAAGGACCTGCAGGAGACCGGCGCGACGATCACCACGGTCGAACGGGGCAGCCCGGCGGACGAGGCCGGCCTTTTGACCGGCGACATCATCCTGAGCCTCGACGACGTGCCGGTGACCGGCGCTGACGTACTGGTGCGGCTCTTGAATGCCGACCGCATCAACCGCACAATTCCCGTCGACGTGCTGCGCCGCTCGGAAAAGCTGCGCTTCTGGATCGGGCTGAAGGAACGCAAGAGATGA
- a CDS encoding UDP-2,3-diacylglucosamine diphosphatase, translating into MGKKDATNHYRTLFISDLHLGSKGCEADLFLDFLKHNDADTIFLVGDIIDGWRLKKGWFWPQSHNDVVQKLLRKARKGAHMIYVPGNHDEFARQFLGLNFGGIEIMRRAMHTTADGKRFLVTHGDEFDVVVLHARWLAHIGDWAYETAVVLNTTFNRIRRRLGFGYWSFSAWAKLKVKQAVNFIGAFEVALAEDARKRGADGVICGHIHHATIRDIDGITYVNTGDFVESCTVVAEHADGRLEVIRWTSVAAPAQESQTPTPVPAPDRFAA; encoded by the coding sequence ATGGGGAAAAAAGACGCGACCAATCACTATCGCACGCTGTTCATCTCGGATTTGCATCTGGGATCGAAAGGGTGTGAGGCTGATCTGTTCCTGGATTTTCTCAAGCACAATGATGCCGACACTATCTTTCTCGTGGGCGACATTATCGATGGCTGGCGTCTGAAAAAGGGCTGGTTCTGGCCGCAGTCGCACAACGACGTGGTGCAAAAACTGCTGCGCAAGGCGCGTAAAGGTGCACATATGATCTATGTGCCCGGCAATCATGACGAATTTGCCCGGCAATTCCTCGGCTTGAATTTCGGCGGCATCGAGATCATGCGCCGCGCGATGCACACGACCGCCGACGGCAAACGCTTCCTCGTCACGCATGGCGACGAATTCGACGTGGTGGTGCTGCACGCTCGCTGGCTCGCCCATATCGGCGATTGGGCTTATGAGACCGCCGTCGTGCTCAACACCACTTTCAACCGCATTCGCCGTCGCCTCGGCTTCGGCTATTGGTCGTTCTCGGCTTGGGCGAAGCTCAAGGTGAAGCAGGCGGTGAATTTCATCGGGGCTTTTGAGGTGGCCTTGGCCGAAGACGCGCGGAAGCGCGGCGCGGATGGCGTGATCTGCGGCCACATCCATCATGCCACGATCCGCGACATCGACGGCATCACCTATGTGAACACCGGCGATTTCGTCGAGAGCTGCACGGTGGTCGCCGAACACGCGGACGGTCGGCTGGAAGTGATCCGCTGGACCTCCGTCGCCGCGCCGGCACAGGAAAGCCAGACCCCGACGCCCGTGCCAGCACCGGACCGATTTGCTGCGTGA
- a CDS encoding flavin reductase family protein, with protein sequence MTVHAYPTHKSADHVLHADEFRKAMRQLVGAVSVITVGSGAMRNGLTATSLSAFSADPPSVIVSVNRNASAYATLAEERRFGVNILNAQQQRVADRFAGRNGEKGAERYADARWYRLKTGVELLGDALAALDCEVDDLIERHSHAIVIGRVKAARVRETGTALLYWRGAYEQIGWSDEQIANAIGFIARCGV encoded by the coding sequence ATGACCGTCCATGCCTATCCCACCCACAAGAGCGCCGATCACGTTTTGCATGCGGACGAATTCCGCAAGGCGATGCGGCAATTGGTCGGTGCGGTCAGCGTGATCACAGTCGGCAGCGGCGCAATGCGTAACGGCTTGACCGCCACCTCCCTGTCGGCCTTTTCCGCCGACCCGCCGAGCGTGATCGTCAGCGTCAACCGCAATGCGTCGGCCTATGCGACGCTTGCCGAAGAGCGGCGGTTTGGCGTGAACATTCTCAATGCCCAGCAGCAGCGCGTCGCCGACCGCTTCGCCGGACGCAACGGCGAGAAAGGTGCGGAGCGCTACGCCGACGCGCGCTGGTACCGATTAAAAACCGGCGTCGAATTGCTCGGCGACGCGCTCGCCGCGCTCGACTGCGAAGTGGACGATCTGATCGAGCGCCATTCGCATGCAATCGTCATCGGTCGCGTGAAGGCTGCGCGCGTGCGCGAAACCGGCACGGCCCTGCTCTATTGGCGCGGCGCTTACGAGCAGATCGGCTGGAGTGACGAACAGATTGCCAATGCGATCGGTTTTATCGCCCGATGCGGAGTTTGA